The Mucilaginibacter yixingensis genome window below encodes:
- the pgk gene encoding phosphoglycerate kinase: MKTIDQISFSGKKALIRVDFNVPLDENFKITDDNRMTAALPTIEKILRDGGAVILMSHLGRPKDGPTDKYSLKHLVPHLSDLLKQEVEFANDCIGEEAVNKAKELEGGEVLLLENLRFYKEEEKGDKAFAEKLSKLGDVYVNDAFGTAHRAHASTAVIAQFFPDAKYFGYLMAAELQNAEKVLNGSAKPLTAIMGGSKVSDKIQLIDALLDKVDNLIIGGGMAYTFAKADGGNIGTSLVEMDKLDLALSIRQKAKDKGVNLLLPLDNVIADAFANNAKTGVAKTGEIPDNWMGLDIGPETVKVFSEAVAESKTILWNGPMGVFEMDTFMVGTKAIADAVAEATEKGAFSLIGGGDSAAAVAKFGMTDEVSYVSTGGGALLEYMEGKELPGVKAINE, encoded by the coding sequence ATGAAAACAATAGATCAAATAAGTTTTTCAGGAAAAAAAGCACTTATCCGTGTAGATTTTAACGTTCCGTTAGACGAGAACTTCAAGATAACCGACGACAACCGTATGACGGCTGCCCTGCCAACCATCGAGAAAATTCTGCGTGATGGCGGTGCCGTGATCCTGATGTCGCACTTAGGTCGCCCGAAAGATGGCCCGACCGATAAATATTCATTAAAGCACCTGGTGCCTCACCTGTCTGACCTGCTGAAACAGGAAGTAGAGTTTGCTAATGATTGCATTGGCGAAGAAGCCGTAAATAAAGCAAAAGAATTGGAAGGCGGCGAAGTATTGCTGCTGGAAAACCTGCGCTTTTATAAAGAAGAAGAAAAAGGCGACAAAGCCTTTGCCGAAAAACTTTCAAAACTGGGTGATGTATATGTAAACGATGCCTTTGGTACCGCTCACCGTGCACATGCTTCTACCGCTGTTATTGCACAGTTTTTCCCTGATGCCAAATACTTTGGCTACCTGATGGCTGCCGAGCTGCAAAATGCCGAGAAAGTACTAAACGGCTCTGCAAAACCTTTAACTGCTATTATGGGTGGTAGCAAGGTATCAGATAAGATCCAGTTGATTGATGCCCTGCTTGATAAGGTTGATAACCTGATTATAGGCGGTGGTATGGCTTACACCTTTGCCAAAGCTGACGGTGGTAACATTGGTACTTCGCTGGTAGAGATGGATAAACTTGATCTTGCGCTGAGCATCCGCCAGAAAGCAAAAGATAAAGGCGTAAATTTGTTATTGCCTTTAGACAACGTTATTGCCGATGCTTTTGCCAATAACGCTAAAACCGGCGTTGCCAAAACCGGCGAAATTCCTGATAACTGGATGGGTTTGGATATCGGTCCGGAAACAGTGAAAGTGTTTAGCGAAGCCGTAGCTGAATCAAAAACGATTTTGTGGAATGGCCCGATGGGCGTTTTCGAGATGGATACGTTTATGGTAGGCACCAAAGCCATTGCTGATGCAGTAGCTGAAGCTACAGAAAAAGGCGCGTTCTCGTTAATTGGTGGTGGCGACTCTGCCGCGGCAGTAGCCAAATTTGGTATGACCGACGAAGTAAGCTACGTATCAACCGGCGGTGGTGCTTTGCTTGAATACATGGAAGGCAAAGAGCTACCGGGTGTAAAAGCTATTAACGAATAA
- a CDS encoding GNAT family N-acetyltransferase: MIKFITAGDVLAIRNEVLREGRLTLDECRFPNDDAPETFHLGYYVGEELACIASFHPMGYKDFVGKAYQLRGMATIDKYRGQGLGNQLVNFALVYMRGQKVNYCWCNARKKAVKFYKGLGFEVISDEFEVPGIGPHHAMYVKIQ; the protein is encoded by the coding sequence ATGATCAAGTTTATAACTGCAGGCGATGTATTGGCTATCCGCAATGAAGTATTGCGCGAAGGACGCTTAACATTGGACGAATGCCGTTTCCCGAATGATGATGCGCCAGAGACTTTTCATCTGGGTTACTACGTAGGTGAGGAGTTAGCGTGCATCGCTTCGTTTCATCCTATGGGGTATAAAGATTTTGTGGGGAAAGCGTATCAGCTACGCGGCATGGCTACCATTGATAAATACCGGGGACAAGGATTAGGAAACCAACTGGTTAATTTTGCGTTGGTATATATGCGCGGCCAAAAGGTAAATTATTGCTGGTGCAACGCCCGTAAAAAGGCGGTTAAGTTTTATAAGGGCCTGGGCTTTGAGGTAATTTCAGACGAGTTTGAGGTGCCTGGAATAGGGCCGCACCACGCAATGTACGTTAAGATACAGTGA
- the gap gene encoding type I glyceraldehyde-3-phosphate dehydrogenase, which translates to MRIAINGFGRIGRIFLRNILLKPGVEVVAINDLTDTRTLAHLFKYDSVHRGFKGEVSFGDDHLIVNGNTIKVYTEKEPANLPWAELNVDLVIESTGKFTSREGAEQHLKAGAKQVIISAPSGDKELPTTVLGVNDDVAHLVAPIISNASCTTNNVAAMIKVLEDNWGIVDGYITTVHSMTGDQNLHDAPHKDLRRARAASASIIPTTTGAAKAITNIFPRLNGKLGGAGIRVPVLNGSLTDFTCSLEKPATVAEINAAFKAAANGPMKNILEYTEDPIVSTDILDNPHSCIFDAQLTSVVGGLVKVVGWYDNEMGYSSRLADLVERINNLNLA; encoded by the coding sequence ATGCGTATAGCAATTAATGGTTTTGGGCGTATCGGGCGCATATTTTTACGGAACATTCTGTTAAAACCCGGGGTAGAGGTGGTGGCAATTAATGATCTGACTGATACCCGTACGCTGGCACATTTGTTTAAGTATGATTCTGTGCACCGTGGCTTTAAAGGCGAGGTGTCTTTTGGCGATGATCATTTGATTGTTAATGGCAATACGATAAAGGTTTATACAGAAAAAGAGCCAGCCAATTTGCCCTGGGCCGAACTTAATGTCGATCTGGTGATTGAGTCGACCGGCAAGTTTACCTCGCGTGAGGGGGCTGAACAGCACTTGAAGGCCGGAGCAAAGCAAGTAATCATCTCAGCACCATCTGGCGATAAAGAATTACCAACAACCGTTTTGGGTGTTAATGATGACGTAGCCCATCTGGTAGCGCCCATCATCTCTAATGCCTCATGTACTACCAACAATGTGGCCGCCATGATTAAGGTGCTGGAAGATAATTGGGGGATTGTAGACGGCTATATTACCACAGTGCACTCCATGACCGGCGACCAAAACCTGCATGATGCACCGCATAAAGACTTGCGTCGTGCCAGGGCTGCATCAGCCTCTATTATTCCAACAACAACCGGAGCTGCTAAAGCCATCACCAATATATTTCCACGTTTGAATGGTAAGTTGGGTGGAGCCGGCATCCGGGTGCCGGTTCTGAACGGCTCGCTCACAGATTTTACTTGTAGCCTTGAAAAGCCCGCAACAGTAGCAGAAATTAATGCCGCGTTTAAGGCCGCTGCTAATGGACCGATGAAAAATATTTTGGAGTATACAGAAGACCCCATTGTATCTACAGATATTTTAGATAACCCGCATAGCTGCATTTTTGATGCGCAACTCACATCGGTAGTTGGCGGATTGGTTAAAGTGGTGGGTTGGTATGATAACGAAATGGGGTACTCCAGCAGGCTGGCTGATTTGGTTGAACGCATCAATAATTTAAACCTGGCATGA
- a CDS encoding MraY family glycosyltransferase produces the protein MLISLVAMPSILHVARTRHLYDDLGHFRKQHDQGIPRLGGLAIFASFIITLLLFCITGQQLPLNCMLAACTVLFAMGLKDDLSGVNPSTKLLVQVVVSAILVIPGNIRLTSLYGVLGVFQLDYVYSVVFTILTIILLINAFNLIDGIDGLAATAGIIANLTFAILFVRIHQYELAGICLAMVGALLGFLRYNITPAKIFMGDTGSLMVGMVSVVMAIKFIEVNRTVDVALSHIYSVPALAVAILIVPIFDTLRVFTLRIMYGGSPFAADRNHVHHRILLLGFNHIQATLILATVNIISIALALLLTKFGNTTVILVIAAACMLFKWTITFLIRCKERHSYSFKNLFV, from the coding sequence ATGTTGATTTCATTGGTGGCAATGCCTTCTATACTGCATGTTGCGCGCACCCGCCATTTGTATGATGATCTGGGACATTTTCGTAAGCAGCATGATCAGGGCATACCTCGCCTTGGCGGTTTGGCCATTTTTGCCAGTTTTATTATCACCTTGTTGCTTTTTTGCATAACCGGGCAGCAGTTGCCGCTTAACTGTATGCTGGCGGCCTGTACCGTACTTTTTGCTATGGGGCTGAAAGATGATCTGTCGGGCGTTAATCCCAGCACTAAGCTGCTGGTGCAAGTAGTGGTAAGCGCTATACTGGTTATCCCCGGTAATATCAGATTAACCAGCCTTTATGGCGTATTGGGCGTTTTTCAGCTTGATTATGTTTATAGCGTAGTCTTTACTATCCTTACCATCATACTTCTTATTAATGCCTTTAACCTGATTGATGGTATTGACGGGCTGGCTGCTACCGCCGGTATTATTGCCAATTTAACCTTTGCTATTTTATTTGTCCGCATTCACCAATATGAGCTGGCTGGTATTTGTTTGGCTATGGTAGGTGCTTTACTTGGCTTTCTGCGCTACAATATCACGCCCGCAAAAATATTTATGGGCGATACCGGCTCCCTGATGGTGGGTATGGTTTCGGTAGTAATGGCCATTAAGTTTATAGAAGTTAACCGTACGGTTGATGTTGCTTTATCGCACATCTACTCGGTGCCGGCACTAGCTGTAGCTATTTTAATAGTACCCATTTTTGATACCCTGCGTGTATTTACCTTACGCATCATGTACGGCGGATCGCCATTTGCGGCCGACAGAAACCACGTGCACCATCGCATCCTGCTGTTAGGTTTTAACCACATTCAGGCTACCCTTATACTGGCTACGGTAAACATTATATCTATTGCATTGGCTTTGTTATTAACCAAATTTGGCAACACCACTGTTATATTAGTTATAGCCGCCGCTTGCATGTTGTTTAAGTGGACCATCACTTTTCTTATCCGTTGTAAAGAGCGTCATTCTTATTCCTTCAAAAATCTGTTTGTTTAG
- a CDS encoding glycosyltransferase family 2 protein — protein sequence MLPLRYKIIGVTAIKISIITVCYNAGATIERCIQSVVNQQHPGLEYIVIDGGSTDHTLPIINKYRQYITRFISEPDGGIYQAINKGLELATGDVIGILNADDQFAAGDILKQVGNAFVTQHCDVVYGDIDFVNADGRVTRRWRSGGYRHGAFNRGWMPPHPSFYALKKLYDNFGPYSNNYGTAADYELMLRFIHTHQSSVYYLPRVMVCMQIGGASNGNLKKRILAWKNDYRAMKTHGILWPALVLIIKPLRKLKQYLS from the coding sequence TTGCTTCCTCTAAGATATAAAATTATCGGGGTGACGGCTATCAAAATATCAATAATAACAGTTTGCTATAATGCAGGTGCTACTATTGAACGGTGCATTCAGTCGGTTGTTAACCAGCAGCACCCCGGCCTTGAATACATTGTAATTGACGGTGGTTCTACAGATCATACTCTGCCAATTATCAACAAGTATCGCCAATATATTACCCGCTTTATTTCAGAACCCGATGGCGGTATTTATCAGGCCATAAATAAAGGCTTGGAGTTGGCTACAGGTGATGTGATAGGTATTCTTAACGCCGATGATCAATTTGCGGCCGGCGATATCCTGAAACAGGTAGGCAATGCTTTTGTAACCCAGCATTGCGATGTTGTTTATGGCGATATTGACTTTGTTAACGCCGATGGCCGGGTTACTCGTCGCTGGCGATCTGGCGGCTACCGTCACGGCGCGTTTAATCGGGGGTGGATGCCTCCGCATCCGTCATTTTATGCGTTAAAAAAATTGTATGACAATTTCGGCCCATACAGTAATAATTACGGTACCGCTGCCGATTATGAGTTAATGCTGCGCTTTATTCACACCCATCAATCCAGCGTATATTACCTGCCGCGGGTAATGGTTTGTATGCAAATAGGCGGAGCGAGTAACGGCAACTTGAAGAAAAGAATTTTGGCCTGGAAAAACGATTATCGCGCCATGAAAACGCATGGTATTCTCTGGCCCGCTCTTGTGTTGATAATTAAACCGTTGCGTAAGTTGAAACAATATTTAAGCTGA